A region of the Paracoccaceae bacterium genome:
CGCCGGTCAGGCGCACCGCCTGCGCCACGTTCTGCGCGGTCAGCCCCCCGGCCAGCATCCAGGGCCGCAGCCATTTCCGCCCGACCAGCAGCCGCCAGTCGAAGGCGACCCCGTTGCCCCCCGGCAACGCGGCCCCCCTGGGCGGCTTGGCGTCGATCATGATCTGGTCGGCGGCCAGCGAATGCTCCATCAGCTCCGCCAGATCACCCTCGTCCGCCACACCCAGCACCTTCATCACCGGCAGGCCATACCGCGCCCTGACCTCGGCCACCCGATCCGGCGTCTCGTGGCCGTGAAGCTGCAGCATGTCCAGCGGCATCGCCGCGACGATCGCATCCAGCGCGGCGTTGTCGGCATCGACGGTCAGCCCCACCTTGCACAGCCCCGGCGGCGCAGACACGGCCAATGCGCGGGCCTCCTCCAGCGTCACGAAACGCGGCGATCTGGGAAAGAAGTTCAGCCCGACATAGGCTGCCCCGGCCCGCGCCACGGCAGCCACATCCTCCGGGCTGCGCAGCCCGCAGATCTTGACCCGCACATCCGTCATGGATCAGGACGCCTTCCGCTTCTCCAGCAGCGCCAGAACATCATCCTGCGGCTGGCCCTTGGCGTCGCGCATCGCCGCAAGTTCACGTTCCAGCCGCGACACCTCGCGAATCTTGGAACTGGCGACGCTGCGATGCTTCATCTCGCGCAGCCATTCCCAAAGGAACCCGATCAGCAGGCCGCCGCCAAGCCCGCCAAAGATCACAAGGAACAGCGGCAGCTCGACCGCCCATGTCACCCCGGCCACCGTGGCCAGGTCCGGCGGCAGCGCCCGCAGCACCACGGGGTCGCGGTTGGCCAGCGCCACGGTCACCAGAACCACGGCCAGCACCGCCAGAAAAAGGTATTTGATATAGCGGATCATCCACCCCGTCCCGGATCAGGCCCATGCCCGCCGGGGCGGGACAGGCCGGTTTCACTTGCCGTTCAGCCGGTCGCGCAGCAGCTTTCCGGTCTTGAAGAACGGCACCTTCTTGTCATCCACCTGCACCGCCTCGCCGGTGCGGGGGTTGCGCCCCACCCGCGCCTCGCGCGCCTTGACCGAGAACGCGCCGAAGCCGCGCAGTTCCACCCTGTCGCCCCGCGCCAGGGCCTCGATGATCTCTTCGAAGACCGTGTTCACGATCCGCTCCACATGACGTTGTGTCAGGTGCGGATTCTCGTCAGCGATCTTCTGGATCAGTTCGGAACGGATCATTCGGCAACCCCCCGTTACGGATCGGCGTTCGCATACGCCGTCCTTGTTATTGCCATGGACTATAGGGGGAAATTCCAGAGGCACAAACAGGAAAACCGGCGGGGCCGTGGCCACCGGCAGGAAACGGCAAGGGGCCCCGCACGACGGCGGGGCCCCCTTCGCCAGCCCTGGGGCCGGTTGTCAGCGGCGGTCGCCCTTCAGCGCCGCACCGAGGATGTCGCCCAGCGAGGCGCCCGAGTCGGACGACCCGTACTGCTCGACGGCCTCTTTCTCCTCGGCGATCTCGCGTGCCTTGATCGACAGGCCCAGACGGCGGGTCTTGGGGTCGATGTTGGTCACCCGCACATCCACCTTGTCGCCCTTCTGGAACCGCTCGGGCCGCTGGTCGGCGCGGTCGCGCGACAGGTCGCTGCGGCGGATGAACGACTTCTGGCCGTTGTATTCCACCTCGACCCCGCCTTCCTCGATCGCGGTCACGGTGACGGTGATGATCCCGCCCCGCTTCACGCCGTCGACGGCATCGGTGAAGGTGTCATCGCCCAGCGCCTTGATCGACAGGCTGATGCGTTCCTTCTCCACATCCACCTCGGTGACCGCGGCCTTGACCGTGTCGCCCTTGCGATAGTTCTGGATCGCATCCTCGCCACGCTGGTCCCACGACAGGTCGGACAGGTGAACCATCCCGTCGATGTCGCCATCCAGCCCGACGAACAGGCCGAACTCGGTGATGTTCTTGACCTCGCCCTCGATGGCGGTGCCAACGGGGTGGGTCTCGGCGAACACTTCCCACGGGTTGCGCATGGTCTGCTTCAGGCCAAGGCTCACGCGGCGCTTCTGGCTGTCGATCTCCAGCACCATGACCTCGACCTCTTGCGAGGTCGACACGATCTTGCCGGGATGGACGTTCTTCTTGGTCCAGGACATCTCGGACACGTGGACCAGACCTTCGACACCGGCCTCCAGCTCGACGAACGCGCCGTAGTCGGTGATGTTGGTCACGCGGCCCTTGTGCACCGATTCCAGCGGATACATCTTCTCGACCGAATCCCACGGATCGGCCTGAAGCTGCTTCATCCCCAGGCTGATGCGGTGGGTTTCCTTGTTGATCTTGATGACCTGGACCTTGACGGTCTCGCCGATCGACAGGATCTCCGAGGGATGGTTGACGCGGCGCCAGGCCATGTCAGTGACGTGCAGCAGGCCGTCCACACCGCCCAGGTCCACGAAGGCCCCGTATTCGGTGATGTTCTTGACCACGCCGTCCACCGTCTGACCCTCGTAGAGGTTCGAGATGACCTCGGCGCGCTGCTCGGCCCGCGACTCTTCCAGAATGGCGCGGCGCGAAACGACGATGTTGCCGCGGCGGCGGTCCATCTTGAGGATCTGGAAGGGCTGCTTCATGCCCATCAGCGGGCCGGCATCGCGCACCGGGCGCACGTCGACCTGCGAACCCGGCAGGAACGCGACGGCGCCGCCCAGATCCACGGTAAAGCCGCCCTTGACGCGGCCAAAGATCGCGCCGTCGACGCGCGTCTCGTTGGCATAGGCTTTCTCAAGCCGGTCCCAGGCTTCCTCGCGCTTGGCCTTCTCGCGGCTGACCACCGCCTCGCCGCGGGCGTTTTCCACGCGGTCGAGATAGACTTCCACCTCGTCGCCCACCGAAATGTCGGGGGTTTCGCCGGGGCCTGCGAATTCCTTCAGGTCGACGCGGCCTTCCATCTTGTAGCCCACGTCGATGATGGCCTGTCCCGCCTCGATGGCGATGACGCGGCCCTTGACGACCGTCCCCTCCTGGGGTGTGTCGATTTCAAGGCTCTCCTTCAGCAGGGCCTCGAATTCTTCCATTGTTGCCTTGGCGCACATATGCAGTTGGTCCTTTTCACGGTGTGTCTGGCCAGGCGGTTGGCTCCGCCGGTCTGATGCTTCGCGTCGCCACCGCCCGGGGTTGCGAAAACGACAAAGGGCAGGCGTCGCCGCCAGCCCTGCCCGCCGTTCCCGCCCCTGATCTTCCGTCACGGTGACCGGGCGCCTATACCCGCCCCGCCGCGGCTTCGCAAGCGTTCAGTCCAGCGCCGCCTCGACCGCCGCGCGCACCGGGTCCGACATCGGCGCGACCGAAGGCCCCCAGGTTGCCGCCACCCGTCCGTCGGCGCCGACCAGCACCTTGCTGAAGTTCCAGTTCGGCGCAAAACCGGTCTCGGCCTTGACCCAGGCATAGAACGGATGCGCCCCCTGCCCCTTCACGCCGGTGATATCGGTCATCGGCATGTCCAGGTCGAAGTTCATCGCGCAGAAGTCGCGCACCTCGGCGGCGCTGTCCAGTTCCTGCCGGAAGTCGTCCGAGGGCACCGCCAGAACCACCAGCCCGCGGTCGCGGTAGGCATCGTACAGCGCCTGCAACCCTTCGTACTGCGGGGTAAAGGCGCAAAGCGACGCGGTGTTCACCACCAGCACGGGGCGCCCGGCCCAGTCCGCAAGCGACAGCGTGCCGCCGTCGATCGAGGCGAAGGGCGCATCCGGGGGCGCCGCCTGCGCCCCGCCTCCTGCCGCCCACGCCACCGCCAGACCCATCACCACGCTCCGCATGACCCGTCCTCCCGGTGCCTGTGTGGATACGGCATGCGCGCGATTCGGATCACCCGCGACCGCCGGCTATGCGTGGCGGACGGCGGAAAGCCGCCGCTCCACCTCGGCCACCGCGCGGTCGACCGCCGCCTCGACGCCCATCGCACTGGTGTCGATCAGCACCGCATCCTCGGCCGCGCGCAGCGGCGCATCCGCGCGGCCGGTGTCGCGCGCATCCCGCGCCTGCACCTCGGCCAGAACCTGCGCCTCGTCTCCGCCGACCTCCAGCCAGCGGCGATGCGCCCGCACCTCGGGGCTGGCGGTGACATAAAGCTTCACCTCCGCCTCGGGGCAGATCACCGTGCCGATGTCGCGCCCGTCCAGCACCGCGCCGCCCGGCCTGCGGGCAAAGCGGCGCTGGAAATCCAGCAGCGCGGCGCGGACTTCGGGGATCACGGCCACACGGCTGGCGGCCTGACCGGCCTCCAGCGTGCGCAGGTCGTCGCGCGCCAGGTCGGCGGGCGACAGCCCCCGCGCCGCCGCCACCGGGTCGCCCCCCTTGGCGCCGACCGCGCGATACAGAAGCCCGGTGTCCAGATGCGCAAAGCCGAACCGCGCCGCCACCGCCCGCGCGATGGTGCCCTTGCCCGCCGCCGCCGGTCCGTCGATCGCCACGGTAAAGATCATCTGGCCCGCCTCTGCCGCCCCAAGGGTGGCCGCAGGTCTAGCGCGCGGCGGGGGGCAAGGAAACCCTTGGTTGACCGGGGCGGGGCGGCTTGGCAGGTTGATCCCGAAACGTCCGGGGATGCCTTGTGAAAATTGCCCTCCTGAACCCGCCCCACCGCGCCATCGGATCGCGCGTGCCGGGGGAACTGCTGCCGCCCTTCGGCCTTCTGGCCATCGGCGGGCCGCTGATCGACGCGGGCCATGCGGTGCGGCTGGTGAATGCCGATCTTCAGCCGATGGAGGACGCGCAGATCATCGCGGCGCTGCTGGATGATCCGCCGGATGCGGTGCTGGTGGGGCATTCCGGGTCAACCTCGGCCCATCCGGTGGTCGCGCGGCTGGCGCCCCTGATCCGGGCAGCGCTGCCGGGGGTGCGGATCGTCTATGGCGGGGTTTATCCGAGCTATCATTGGGAAACCGTGCTGCGCGACTGCCCCGATATCGACGTGATCGTGCGGGGCGAGGGCGAGGAAACCGCGCCGCGCCTGATGGCGGCCCTTGCCACGGGGGCTTCACTTGAAACCGTTCCGGGCATCGCCTTTCGCCGGGGCGGCCAGCCCCATGCCACCCCGCCCGCGCCGATTCTGCGCGACTTCGCGGCGGCGCGGATCGGCTGGGAGCTGATCGACTTTGCCGATCACAGCTACTGGGGCGGGCGCCGCGCGGTGATCCACCAGTTTTCACGCGGCTGCCCGCATCCCTGCACCTATTGCGGCCAGCGCGGCTTCTGGACCCGCTGGCGCCACCGCGATCCGGTGGAATTCGCCCGGGAAATCGCCTGGCTCGTGCGCGAGAAGGGGGTGGAACTGGTCAATCTGGCCGATGAGAACCCGACATCCTCGCGCAAGGCGTGGGAGGCGTTCCTGCGCGCCCTGATCGCCGAGGATGTGAAGGTCACCATTATCGGATCGACCCGCGCCGATGACATCGTGCGCGATGCCGATATCCTGCCTCTTTACAAACAGGCGGGCTGCCTGCGCTTTCTTCTGGGGCTGGAAGGCACGGATGAGGCCACGCTGACCGCCGTGCGCAAGGGCGGCTCGCGCCCCAAGGACCGTGAGGCGATCCGGCTTCTGCGGGCGCATGGGATGATCGGGCTTTGCACCTTTGCCGTGGGCTTTGCCGAGGAAACCGATGCCGATTACTGGCGGCTTCTGCGCCAGCTTCTGGCCTATGACCCCGATCAGGTGATGTCGGTCTATGCCACGCCGCACCGCTGGACGCCGTTCTTTGGCCAGTCGGCCGGGCGGCGGGTGGTGCAGACCGACCTGCAGCTGTGGGACTACAAGCATCAGGTGCTTGAAGTGCCGCGCGTCCCGGCCTGGCGGGTGTTCCTCTGGGTCAAGCTGATCGAAGCCTGCCTGCAACTGCGCACGCGCGCACTCTGGCGGGCCTTCGGGCAGAAGGACGCCGAGTTGCGCCACGCGCAGCGCTGGTACACGCGGATGGGGCGGGGCGTCTGGCTGCGGGAATTTGCCGATGCGCTCCGCTTCCGCGCGGTGCCGGGGCCGACGGTGGCCGAGTTCTGGGGCGAGGAGGGCGCGATGGCGGAAGAGGCGCTGGCCCTTACCCCGCGCCGCGCAGCCGCCGCAGGGCGCTGATCCCGACGGCGCCTGCAAAGACCGCCAGCGCCAGCCCGTCCAGCAGCCATTTCGCCACCGTCGCCTGCGAGGCGGCGGCGACCTTCGCCCCGGTCACCTGCTGCGCGGTCAGAAGCGCCGCGACGCGGGCGTTCTCCAGCAGGTCCACCCCCGCGCCGGCCATGGCGACCACCGCCATGATGATCGCCGGCAGGCGCGGCAGCAGAACCGTGAAGGACCAGACCAGAAACAGCGCGAAAAGCGGCGGAAAGACCGTGTCCAGCCGGTGCTGCGCCTCAAGATACATGTCGCGCCCGGCGGGGTTCAGCCGGGTCAGGAAGGCCTGCGCCTCTTCCAGCCCATAGCCCGTCAGGCGGGCATCGAACAGCGCACGGCCCCCGGCGGCGGTTTCAATGGCCGGGCCGGTGACGCCCACCATCAGCGCCCAGACCGCCAGCGTGATGGCGGCCAGCGCCAGATACAGAAGGCGCCCCGTCACCTCAGCCGCGCCGGATGCGGGCGCCAAGCCCGTTCATCAGCCCCTCGAAGATCGGGAAAGAGGTGGCGATCGGGCTGCCGTCGTCCACCGCAACCGGCGATTTCGCCGCCATCCCCGCGACCAGAAAGCTCATCGCGATCCGGTGGTCCAGATGCACCGCGCAGGTCGCCCCGCCCGGCATCCCGCCCGGCCCCATGCCGTGCACGATCAGCGTGTCCTCGTCCTCCTCGACCCGCACGCCGCAGGCTTCCAGCCCGCGCGCCATCGCGTCGATCCGGTCGCTTTCCTTGACCCGCAGTTCCCTGACCCCCCGCATCACCGTGCGGCCATGCGAGAAGGCCGCCACCACCGACAGGATCGGGTATTCGTCGATCATCGACGGCGCCCGCTCCGGCGGCACCTCGATGCCCCGCATCTCGCCCGAGAACCGCACGCGCAGGTCGGCCACCGGCTCCCCCCCCTCCTCGCGCGGGTTCAGGAACTCGATCTCGGCCCCCATCTCGACCAGCGTCAGGTACAGCCCGTTCCGCGTCAGGTTCTGGCTGACCCCCGGCACGGTGATGTCCGACCCCTCGACGATCAGCGCCGCACAGACGGGAAACGCCGCCGAGGACGGATCGCGCGGCACCGCCACCGCCTGCGGCCGCAACTCCGGCTGGCCGGTCAGGGTGATGACATGGCCCTCACCGGTCCTTTCCACCGACAGTTGCGCCCCGAACCCCAGCAGCATCCGTTCCGAATGGTCGCGCGTCGGCTCGCGCTCGATCACCACCGTCTCGCCCGGGGCGTTCAGCCCGGCCAGCAGCACGGCCGATTTCACCTGCGCGCTGGCCACCGGCAGCGCATAGCGCACCGGAACCGGGTTCGCCGCGCCCACCACCGTCATGGGCAGCCGCCCGCCCTGCCGCCCGTAGGCCCGCGTGCCGAACAGCGCCAGCGGGTCCGTCACCCGCCCCATCGGCCGCTTGCGCAGGCTGGCATCCCCGGTGAACGTGGCCGTGATCGGCGTCGTGGCCATCGTCCCCATGATCAGCCGCACGCCGGTGCCCGAATTGCCGCAGTCGATCACGTCCGCAGGCTCGCGGAACCCCCCGACACCCACGCCATCGACCGTCCAGACACCGGCGCCATGCCGCGTGACCCTGGCCCCGAAGGCGCGCATCGCCGATGCCGTGTCCAGCACGTCCTGACCTTC
Encoded here:
- the bchE gene encoding magnesium-protoporphyrin IX monomethyl ester anaerobic oxidative cyclase, which encodes MKIALLNPPHRAIGSRVPGELLPPFGLLAIGGPLIDAGHAVRLVNADLQPMEDAQIIAALLDDPPDAVLVGHSGSTSAHPVVARLAPLIRAALPGVRIVYGGVYPSYHWETVLRDCPDIDVIVRGEGEETAPRLMAALATGASLETVPGIAFRRGGQPHATPPAPILRDFAAARIGWELIDFADHSYWGGRRAVIHQFSRGCPHPCTYCGQRGFWTRWRHRDPVEFAREIAWLVREKGVELVNLADENPTSSRKAWEAFLRALIAEDVKVTIIGSTRADDIVRDADILPLYKQAGCLRFLLGLEGTDEATLTAVRKGGSRPKDREAIRLLRAHGMIGLCTFAVGFAEETDADYWRLLRQLLAYDPDQVMSVYATPHRWTPFFGQSAGRRVVQTDLQLWDYKHQVLEVPRVPAWRVFLWVKLIEACLQLRTRALWRAFGQKDAELRHAQRWYTRMGRGVWLREFADALRFRAVPGPTVAEFWGEEGAMAEEALALTPRRAAAAGR
- a CDS encoding cytidylate kinase; translated protein: MIFTVAIDGPAAAGKGTIARAVAARFGFAHLDTGLLYRAVGAKGGDPVAAARGLSPADLARDDLRTLEAGQAASRVAVIPEVRAALLDFQRRFARRPGGAVLDGRDIGTVICPEAEVKLYVTASPEVRAHRRWLEVGGDEAQVLAEVQARDARDTGRADAPLRAAEDAVLIDTSAMGVEAAVDRAVAEVERRLSAVRHA
- the aroA gene encoding 3-phosphoshikimate 1-carboxyvinyltransferase; its protein translation is MSGHGEAQPMTARAGGPLRGVAEVPGDKSISHRSLIFGAMAVGETRISGLLEGQDVLDTASAMRAFGARVTRHGAGVWTVDGVGVGGFREPADVIDCGNSGTGVRLIMGTMATTPITATFTGDASLRKRPMGRVTDPLALFGTRAYGRQGGRLPMTVVGAANPVPVRYALPVASAQVKSAVLLAGLNAPGETVVIEREPTRDHSERMLLGFGAQLSVERTGEGHVITLTGQPELRPQAVAVPRDPSSAAFPVCAALIVEGSDITVPGVSQNLTRNGLYLTLVEMGAEIEFLNPREEGGEPVADLRVRFSGEMRGIEVPPERAPSMIDEYPILSVVAAFSHGRTVMRGVRELRVKESDRIDAMARGLEACGVRVEEDEDTLIVHGMGPGGMPGGATCAVHLDHRIAMSFLVAGMAAKSPVAVDDGSPIATSFPIFEGLMNGLGARIRRG
- the ihfB gene encoding integration host factor subunit beta yields the protein MIRSELIQKIADENPHLTQRHVERIVNTVFEEIIEALARGDRVELRGFGAFSVKAREARVGRNPRTGEAVQVDDKKVPFFKTGKLLRDRLNGK
- a CDS encoding DUF1049 domain-containing protein, with amino-acid sequence MRYIKYLFLAVLAVVLVTVALANRDPVVLRALPPDLATVAGVTWAVELPLFLVIFGGLGGGLLIGFLWEWLREMKHRSVASSKIREVSRLERELAAMRDAKGQPQDDVLALLEKRKAS
- the rpsA gene encoding 30S ribosomal protein S1 codes for the protein MCAKATMEEFEALLKESLEIDTPQEGTVVKGRVIAIEAGQAIIDVGYKMEGRVDLKEFAGPGETPDISVGDEVEVYLDRVENARGEAVVSREKAKREEAWDRLEKAYANETRVDGAIFGRVKGGFTVDLGGAVAFLPGSQVDVRPVRDAGPLMGMKQPFQILKMDRRRGNIVVSRRAILEESRAEQRAEVISNLYEGQTVDGVVKNITEYGAFVDLGGVDGLLHVTDMAWRRVNHPSEILSIGETVKVQVIKINKETHRISLGMKQLQADPWDSVEKMYPLESVHKGRVTNITDYGAFVELEAGVEGLVHVSEMSWTKKNVHPGKIVSTSQEVEVMVLEIDSQKRRVSLGLKQTMRNPWEVFAETHPVGTAIEGEVKNITEFGLFVGLDGDIDGMVHLSDLSWDQRGEDAIQNYRKGDTVKAAVTEVDVEKERISLSIKALGDDTFTDAVDGVKRGGIITVTVTAIEEGGVEVEYNGQKSFIRRSDLSRDRADQRPERFQKGDKVDVRVTNIDPKTRRLGLSIKAREIAEEKEAVEQYGSSDSGASLGDILGAALKGDRR
- a CDS encoding phosphoribosylanthranilate isomerase, whose translation is MTDVRVKICGLRSPEDVAAVARAGAAYVGLNFFPRSPRFVTLEEARALAVSAPPGLCKVGLTVDADNAALDAIVAAMPLDMLQLHGHETPDRVAEVRARYGLPVMKVLGVADEGDLAELMEHSLAADQIMIDAKPPRGAALPGGNGVAFDWRLLVGRKWLRPWMLAGGLTAQNVAQAVRLTGARQVDVSSGVESAPGIKDPARIAAFVQAAQGIGAGGVPILR
- a CDS encoding glutathione peroxidase → MGLAVAWAAGGGAQAAPPDAPFASIDGGTLSLADWAGRPVLVVNTASLCAFTPQYEGLQALYDAYRDRGLVVLAVPSDDFRQELDSAAEVRDFCAMNFDLDMPMTDITGVKGQGAHPFYAWVKAETGFAPNWNFSKVLVGADGRVAATWGPSVAPMSDPVRAAVEAALD